One part of the Pyruvatibacter sp. genome encodes these proteins:
- a CDS encoding DUF1476 domain-containing protein, whose amino-acid sequence MSSLDKRGKDFENKFAHDQELEFKAVARRNKLLGLWAAEAMGLDADAAAAYAKEVVKSDFEEAGEEDVFRKVSGDLEARGVDKSEHQIRRTMQELMVKAREQVATEG is encoded by the coding sequence ATGAGTTCACTTGATAAGCGCGGCAAGGACTTTGAAAACAAGTTCGCCCATGACCAGGAACTTGAGTTCAAGGCCGTGGCGCGCCGCAACAAGTTGCTGGGCCTGTGGGCTGCAGAGGCGATGGGGCTGGACGCGGATGCTGCGGCTGCCTACGCCAAAGAGGTTGTGAAGTCCGACTTTGAAGAAGCCGGCGAAGAGGATGTATTCCGCAAGGTGTCTGGCGATCTTGAGGCGCGCGGCGTGGATAAGTCCGAACATCAGATCCGCCGCACCATGCAGGAATTGATGGTGAAGGCCCGCGAGCAGGTTGCGACTGAAGGCTAG
- the purQ gene encoding phosphoribosylformylglycinamidine synthase subunit PurQ: MKAAVVTFPGSNCDRDTLVALERITGRAPIKVWHTETELPQADLVVLPGGFTYGDYLRSGAMAARSPVMAAVKKRAADGAYVLGICNGFQMLTETGLLPGALMRNAGLRFLCKDVHLSVERNDTPFTQKYAAGKTIRIPIAHHDGNYFTDDDTLARLEGEGRVAFRYVTKSGAPGDDANPNGSRANIAGIYSEDLRVLGMMPHPERLIEPALGGSDGRPMFEGLMEALS, translated from the coding sequence ATGAAGGCCGCCGTTGTTACATTCCCCGGCTCCAACTGTGACCGCGACACGCTGGTGGCACTTGAGCGCATCACCGGGCGCGCGCCGATAAAAGTCTGGCATACCGAAACCGAGCTTCCCCAAGCTGACCTTGTGGTGCTGCCCGGCGGCTTCACCTATGGCGACTATCTGCGCTCCGGTGCGATGGCCGCCCGCTCACCTGTCATGGCTGCCGTGAAAAAACGTGCCGCCGACGGCGCGTACGTGTTGGGCATCTGCAACGGCTTTCAGATGCTCACCGAAACAGGCCTGCTGCCCGGCGCGTTGATGCGCAATGCGGGCCTCAGGTTCCTGTGCAAGGACGTGCATCTAAGCGTTGAACGCAACGACACGCCCTTCACCCAAAAATACGCGGCCGGAAAAACCATCCGCATTCCCATTGCGCACCATGACGGCAACTACTTTACCGACGATGACACCCTCGCCCGCCTTGAAGGCGAAGGCCGCGTGGCATTTCGCTATGTCACAAAAAGCGGCGCGCCCGGTGACGATGCCAACCCAAACGGATCGCGCGCCAACATTGCCGGTATCTACTCAGAAGATTTGCGGGTGCTGGGCATGATGCCCCACCCCGAACGGCTGATTGAGCCCGCCCTTGGCGGCAGCGATGGCCGCCCGATGTTTGAAGGCCTGATGGAGGCGCTCTCATGA
- a CDS encoding helix-turn-helix domain-containing protein — translation MSQIENPTRRSKRGETPQARLALVAKAAFECMSRHGFHRTQMADVALEAGLSPAALYTYAKGKEGLLTLAFLHVFDDELPATPLPVAPLPMKKIIAMAHQRISDVAQWPTLDAAIAADRAPDVATLRKIGAEVYDLLDAFREGIWLIDKLSLELPEFEKLQAEKVHGAFMGKLIALIGKWKAPGVVTDVAARNAVEMMAWPAMHRHRDQWLIPQASEAQIRETAIRQYAALLKATQKA, via the coding sequence ATGTCCCAGATTGAAAATCCCACCCGTCGCTCAAAGCGGGGAGAAACACCGCAGGCCCGGCTAGCGCTGGTGGCAAAAGCTGCCTTTGAGTGCATGTCGCGTCACGGCTTCCATCGCACGCAAATGGCCGATGTGGCCCTGGAAGCGGGCCTGTCACCGGCCGCGCTTTACACATATGCAAAGGGAAAGGAGGGTCTGCTCACCCTCGCCTTCCTGCATGTTTTTGACGATGAGTTGCCCGCAACGCCACTGCCGGTCGCACCGTTGCCGATGAAAAAAATCATCGCCATGGCGCACCAGCGGATTAGCGACGTGGCCCAATGGCCAACCCTCGACGCGGCCATTGCAGCAGACCGCGCGCCCGATGTGGCGACGCTCAGAAAAATAGGAGCCGAAGTTTATGACCTGCTGGATGCCTTCCGCGAAGGCATCTGGCTGATTGATAAGTTGTCACTGGAACTTCCGGAGTTTGAAAAACTACAGGCGGAAAAAGTGCATGGCGCCTTTATGGGCAAGCTGATCGCACTCATCGGCAAATGGAAGGCTCCGGGCGTGGTGACTGATGTGGCCGCACGCAACGCCGTTGAAATGATGGCCTGGCCCGCCATGCACCGCCACCGCGACCAGTGGCTGATACCGCAGGCCAGCGAAGCGCAAATCCGTGAAACAGCAATCCGCCAATATGCAGCGCTGCTCAAGGCAACCCAGAAAGCCTAG
- the purL gene encoding phosphoribosylformylglycinamidine synthase subunit PurL, with the protein MSNAAAQSGELPSADPAAREPEITPQIVAEHGFTDEEYARVLRALNRTPTMTELGVYSVMWSEHCSYKSSRVWLKQLPTTGPQVICGPGENAGIVDIGNGLAAVFKMESHNHPSFIEPYQGAATGVGGIMRDVFTMGARPVANLNALRFGAPEHEKTRHLVEGVVSGIGGYGNCFGVPTVGGEVEFDPAYNGNILVNAMCVGLAPADNIFYAAASGVGNPVVYVGSKTGRDGIHGATMASAEFDDDSQDKRPTVQVGDPFTEKLLLEACLELMEQDAIVAIQDMGAAGLTSSSVEMAGKGNVGIELILDDVPVREEAMTAYEMLLSESQERMLMVLKPGREDVARAIFEKWQLDFAVIGTITDTGRMTVRHQGVLVADLPLDSLNDDAPMYERPYEFTTPPAPFDVSNAPAPANAAQTLVQMLGSPALCSRRWIYEQYDHTIMGDTLQRPGGDAGVVRVHGTNTALAVTVDVTPRYCKADPKEGGKQAVVETWRNLTATGAKPLAITDCMNFGNPQRPEIMGQFAGCILGMKDACEALDYPVVSGNVSLYNETNGTGILPTPGIGGIGLIDDARIYARMDGMKEGNDLILIGAEAGYLGQSLYLRDVLGLNLDTEGGAPPPIDLVAERTNGDFVRGLIATGRLTACHDLSDGGLYVAIAELCMASNIGAAFTLPEGIAAHAALFAEDQARYIIALPADLTKNALRAAEKAGVRARRLGTVGGMELTAQGCDPISVQQMRKAHEGWFPAYMDATH; encoded by the coding sequence ATGAGCAATGCAGCAGCGCAATCCGGCGAACTGCCATCGGCAGACCCCGCCGCCCGCGAGCCGGAAATCACGCCGCAGATTGTTGCGGAACACGGTTTCACCGACGAAGAATATGCCCGCGTGCTGCGTGCCCTGAACCGCACACCGACCATGACCGAGCTTGGCGTTTATTCCGTCATGTGGTCGGAGCACTGCTCATACAAGTCATCACGCGTGTGGCTGAAGCAGCTTCCCACCACCGGCCCGCAGGTGATTTGCGGCCCCGGCGAGAATGCCGGCATCGTCGATATCGGCAACGGCCTCGCTGCGGTTTTCAAGATGGAAAGCCACAACCACCCGTCATTCATTGAACCCTATCAGGGCGCTGCCACCGGCGTGGGTGGCATCATGCGCGATGTGTTCACCATGGGCGCGCGCCCCGTTGCCAATCTCAATGCGCTGCGCTTCGGCGCACCGGAGCACGAAAAAACCCGCCACCTTGTGGAAGGCGTCGTGTCCGGCATCGGCGGCTATGGCAACTGTTTTGGCGTGCCGACGGTGGGCGGCGAAGTGGAGTTTGACCCGGCCTACAACGGCAACATTCTGGTCAACGCCATGTGCGTGGGTCTGGCCCCGGCAGACAACATTTTTTATGCCGCAGCGTCGGGCGTCGGCAATCCGGTGGTGTATGTCGGCTCCAAGACCGGGCGCGACGGCATTCACGGTGCCACCATGGCATCCGCCGAGTTTGACGATGACAGCCAGGACAAACGCCCGACCGTGCAGGTGGGTGATCCGTTTACGGAGAAACTGCTGCTGGAAGCCTGCCTTGAACTGATGGAGCAAGACGCCATCGTCGCCATTCAGGACATGGGGGCAGCAGGCCTCACCAGTTCATCCGTTGAGATGGCGGGCAAGGGCAATGTCGGCATCGAGCTTATTCTTGATGACGTGCCGGTGCGCGAAGAAGCCATGACGGCGTATGAGATGCTGCTGTCTGAAAGCCAGGAGCGCATGTTGATGGTGCTCAAGCCGGGCCGCGAGGATGTTGCCCGCGCGATTTTTGAAAAATGGCAACTCGACTTCGCCGTCATCGGAACAATTACCGATACGGGCCGCATGACCGTGCGCCACCAGGGCGTGCTGGTGGCTGACCTGCCGCTCGACAGCCTCAATGACGACGCGCCGATGTATGAGCGACCCTACGAGTTCACAACACCGCCCGCACCGTTTGATGTAAGCAACGCACCCGCGCCGGCCAATGCGGCGCAGACGCTGGTGCAGATGCTCGGCTCGCCCGCCCTGTGCTCTCGCCGCTGGATATACGAGCAGTACGACCACACCATTATGGGCGACACGCTGCAGCGCCCCGGCGGCGACGCCGGTGTTGTGCGTGTCCACGGCACCAACACAGCGCTCGCCGTTACCGTTGATGTCACGCCGCGCTACTGCAAGGCCGACCCCAAAGAGGGCGGCAAGCAGGCCGTGGTGGAAACATGGCGCAACCTCACCGCCACCGGGGCCAAACCGCTGGCGATCACCGACTGCATGAACTTCGGCAACCCGCAGCGACCCGAAATCATGGGCCAGTTTGCCGGCTGCATCCTCGGCATGAAGGACGCCTGCGAGGCACTGGACTACCCGGTCGTGTCCGGCAACGTGTCGCTGTACAACGAAACCAACGGCACCGGCATTCTGCCAACGCCGGGCATTGGCGGCATCGGCCTGATTGACGACGCCCGCATCTACGCCCGCATGGACGGCATGAAAGAGGGCAACGACCTCATTCTTATCGGCGCCGAAGCGGGTTATCTGGGCCAGTCGCTTTATCTGCGTGACGTGTTGGGCCTCAACCTCGATACCGAAGGCGGGGCACCGCCCCCCATCGACCTTGTGGCCGAACGCACCAACGGTGACTTCGTGCGTGGATTGATTGCCACAGGGCGCCTCACTGCCTGTCATGACCTGTCAGACGGCGGGCTGTATGTCGCCATCGCCGAACTGTGCATGGCCAGCAACATTGGTGCGGCCTTTACGCTGCCCGAGGGCATCGCGGCACATGCGGCGCTGTTTGCCGAGGATCAGGCGCGCTACATCATTGCCCTGCCCGCTGATCTCACAAAGAATGCCCTGCGTGCCGCAGAAAAAGCCGGCGTGCGCGCGCGCCGTCTGGGCACGGTTGGCGGCATGGAATTGACGGCGCAAGGGTGCGACCCCATATCTGTTCAGCAAATGCGCAAAGCCCATGAAGGCTGGTTCCCGGCCTATATGGATGCTACGCATTAG
- the grxD gene encoding Grx4 family monothiol glutaredoxin, with product MSDIPAFDKIDSAIKGDDVMLFMKGTPVFPQCGFSSTVVQILSYLGVKFSSVNVLDDMDVREGIKQYSNWPTIPQLYVKGEFVGGCDIIREMFEEGELRDYLAGKGIEMEAQAEA from the coding sequence ATGAGCGATATTCCCGCCTTCGACAAAATTGACAGCGCCATCAAGGGCGATGACGTGATGCTGTTCATGAAGGGCACACCGGTGTTCCCGCAATGCGGCTTCTCATCCACCGTGGTGCAGATCCTGAGCTATCTCGGCGTGAAGTTTTCATCCGTCAACGTGCTGGATGACATGGACGTGCGCGAAGGCATCAAGCAGTACTCGAACTGGCCGACCATCCCCCAGCTTTACGTGAAGGGCGAGTTTGTTGGTGGTTGCGACATCATCCGCGAGATGTTTGAAGAAGGCGAACTGCGCGACTACCTGGCCGGCAAGGGCATTGAGATGGAAGCGCAGGCAGAGGCATAA
- the purS gene encoding phosphoribosylformylglycinamidine synthase subunit PurS, with protein sequence MKARVHVTLKSGVLDPQGKAIEKTLGNLGFLGVESVRQGKVIDLDIAETDPAKAEAVIKDMCEQLLANTVIENYSIELASSQSAS encoded by the coding sequence ATGAAGGCACGCGTTCACGTCACCCTCAAATCAGGCGTCCTCGACCCGCAGGGCAAGGCCATAGAAAAGACCCTCGGCAATCTGGGTTTCTTGGGCGTTGAGAGTGTCCGCCAGGGCAAGGTCATAGACCTCGACATCGCCGAGACGGACCCGGCCAAAGCCGAAGCTGTCATCAAGGACATGTGCGAGCAGCTTCTGGCCAACACGGTGATCGAGAATTATTCCATCGAACTGGCTTCGTCCCAGAGTGCATCATAA
- the purC gene encoding phosphoribosylaminoimidazolesuccinocarboxamide synthase, translating into MTRRRKIYEGKAKILYEGPEPGTLIQHFKDDATAFNNKKHELIDGKGVLNNRISEFIFTKLNEIGVPTHFIKRVNMREQLIKEVEIIPVEVMVRNVAAGSLAKRLGIEEGTPLPRSIIEFAYKSDELDDPLVTEEHITAFSWATPQEIDDMMAMSLRINDFLSGLFLGIGIKLVDFKIEFGRQFEGEMMRVILADEISPDSCRLWDTTTNEKLDKDRFRRDMGGLMDAYQEVARRLGIYTSNDDTTPRSGPVLVK; encoded by the coding sequence ATGACGCGCCGCAGAAAAATATACGAAGGCAAGGCCAAGATCCTTTACGAAGGCCCTGAGCCCGGCACCCTCATTCAGCATTTCAAGGATGACGCCACCGCCTTCAACAACAAGAAGCATGAGCTGATTGACGGCAAGGGCGTTCTCAACAACCGCATCTCCGAGTTCATCTTTACCAAGCTCAACGAGATTGGTGTGCCGACCCACTTCATCAAACGGGTGAACATGCGCGAGCAGCTCATCAAGGAAGTGGAAATCATCCCGGTTGAAGTGATGGTTCGCAACGTGGCCGCGGGCTCGCTGGCCAAGCGCCTTGGCATTGAGGAAGGCACACCGCTGCCCCGCTCCATCATCGAGTTCGCCTACAAATCCGACGAGCTGGACGACCCGCTCGTAACAGAAGAACACATCACCGCGTTTTCTTGGGCCACCCCCCAGGAGATTGACGACATGATGGCCATGAGCCTGCGCATCAACGACTTTTTGTCCGGCTTGTTTTTGGGCATCGGCATCAAGCTGGTGGACTTCAAGATTGAGTTTGGCCGTCAGTTTGAAGGCGAGATGATGCGGGTCATTCTGGCCGATGAAATAAGCCCCGATAGCTGCCGCCTGTGGGACACCACCACGAACGAGAAACTGGACAAGGACCGTTTCCGCCGCGACATGGGCGGGCTGATGGACGCCTATCAGGAGGTTGCCCGCCGCCTTGGCATCTACACCAGCAACGACGATACCACCCCACGCTCCGGCCCCGTGCTGGTGAAGTAG
- a CDS encoding BolA family transcriptional regulator, translating to MAMAAAEIEKLIRSALPDAEVTIEDLAGDGDHYSAVVTTPAFAGLTRVQQHKMVYDALEGRMGGELHALALQTSAPK from the coding sequence ATGGCGATGGCTGCTGCCGAGATCGAAAAGCTGATCCGTTCCGCATTGCCTGACGCCGAGGTAACGATCGAGGATCTGGCAGGCGACGGCGACCACTACTCAGCCGTTGTTACCACCCCGGCGTTTGCCGGCCTTACCCGTGTGCAGCAACACAAAATGGTATATGACGCGCTGGAGGGCCGCATGGGCGGCGAGCTCCACGCGCTGGCACTCCAGACATCCGCTCCAAAGTAG